From a single Oxalobacter vibrioformis genomic region:
- a CDS encoding PAS domain-containing protein, protein MNLPKSPDRVIAEEIIERSPSVALRVTGENGKWVTTFITENIAAYGYSKDDFLTGKITWTGIVHPDDIDELVTALDTYEANGVDEYTTVYRVIKADGTPMWVMDNSNVVRNENGEVIYADCIITDYTDTKNNLEKIGDNLRQHAVLNDILQGLHKSDLDKSLQILLDRTGVYLDISRVILFEDSPDHTQCKASYEWCNEGISSMGEFTIDYEKDLPEVADDLKKYGRSIINYGDIPEGSADEFDHEGVIAAAIFAVYIQEEPFGFICFDECIKERQWDKATLVFLEMK, encoded by the coding sequence GTGAACCTGCCCAAATCCCCTGACAGGGTTATTGCCGAAGAAATTATTGAACGAAGCCCTTCTGTTGCGCTCCGCGTAACTGGTGAAAACGGAAAATGGGTAACTACTTTCATTACAGAAAATATTGCTGCTTATGGTTACAGCAAGGATGATTTTCTGACCGGGAAAATAACGTGGACAGGGATTGTTCATCCGGACGATATTGATGAGCTGGTTACCGCACTGGATACTTACGAAGCGAACGGCGTTGATGAATATACGACGGTTTACCGGGTGATAAAAGCGGACGGTACGCCCATGTGGGTCATGGATAACAGCAATGTGGTCCGAAATGAAAACGGCGAAGTAATCTATGCGGACTGCATTATTACAGACTATACCGATACAAAAAACAACCTGGAAAAAATTGGAGATAATTTAAGACAGCATGCTGTCTTGAATGACATTCTTCAGGGACTACACAAATCCGACCTGGACAAATCCCTGCAGATACTCCTTGACCGGACCGGTGTCTATCTTGATATCAGCCGTGTCATTCTGTTTGAAGACAGCCCGGATCACACGCAATGCAAGGCCTCTTATGAATGGTGCAACGAGGGCATCTCATCCATGGGAGAGTTCACGATAGATTATGAAAAGGATCTTCCTGAAGTGGCGGATGACCTGAAAAAATACGGTCGCAGTATTATCAATTATGGCGATATTCCGGAAGGATCTGCGGATGAGTTTGATCACGAAGGGGTTATCGCTGCCGCCATTTTTGCCGTTTACATACAGGAAGAACCATTTGGATTTATCTGCTTTGATGAATGTATCAAGGAACGGCAATGGGATAAGGCCACACTTGTGTTCCTTGAAATGAAGTAG
- the map gene encoding type I methionyl aminopeptidase, with amino-acid sequence MKTHPLAKTREEIRKARIAGQMAAQVLHMIGPYVKAGVTTLELDRICHDYIVNELKATPANIGYMGYQHTTCISVNHVVCHGIPSDRKLKNGDILNIDVALIKDGWYGDTSRMYTVGEAGILARRLIDTTYEAMMAGIWQVRPGSTLGDIGHAIQTVAHREGFSVVEEYCGHGIGMTYHDEPQVLHFGKKGAGMVLAEGMIFTIEPMINAGKKQVRLMKDGWTAVTKDHSLSAQWEHMVAVTADGYEILTPWPQTVPPHMT; translated from the coding sequence ATGAAAACACATCCACTTGCAAAAACCCGCGAAGAAATCCGCAAGGCGCGCATTGCCGGCCAGATGGCCGCGCAGGTCCTTCACATGATCGGCCCATACGTCAAAGCGGGCGTTACGACGCTCGAACTGGACCGAATCTGCCATGACTATATCGTCAATGAACTCAAGGCAACGCCGGCAAATATCGGCTACATGGGATACCAGCATACGACCTGCATCTCGGTAAACCATGTTGTCTGCCACGGTATCCCTTCAGACAGAAAGCTGAAAAACGGCGATATCCTCAATATTGACGTGGCGCTCATCAAGGATGGCTGGTACGGTGACACCAGTAGGATGTACACCGTTGGCGAAGCCGGAATTTTAGCAAGACGCCTTATCGACACGACCTATGAAGCGATGATGGCAGGTATCTGGCAGGTACGTCCGGGCAGTACCCTTGGCGATATCGGCCACGCTATCCAGACCGTGGCCCACCGGGAAGGTTTCAGCGTGGTCGAGGAATACTGCGGGCACGGCATCGGCATGACTTACCACGATGAGCCCCAGGTGCTGCATTTCGGCAAAAAAGGCGCGGGCATGGTGCTGGCAGAGGGCATGATCTTTACCATCGAACCCATGATCAATGCCGGGAAAAAACAGGTACGTCTGATGAAAGATGGCTGGACTGCTGTTACGAAAGATCACTCCCTTTCCGCACAATGGGAGCATATGGTGGCGGTTACCGCAGACGGATATGAAATCCTGACCCCCTGGCCGCAAACAGTACCACCACACATGACATAA